A genomic window from Silene latifolia isolate original U9 population chromosome 11, ASM4854445v1, whole genome shotgun sequence includes:
- the LOC141611171 gene encoding putative disease resistance protein RGA3 isoform X2 — protein sequence MDADAKQDSLNFQEQKYVQDLRDAVYDADDVLDEFLTLVKQKQLKNNKVTSFFSRFKILTHNLSSKVKTVNDKLDKIASKIEKFSFKIECKPVKFTKEETSSFICDDEIIGREEDVEKIVGVLLGSHNVDHPNVSLLSIMGMGGLGKTALAKLVYNHPRITEAFPLKRWTCIADQDQKQLDLKGHLGKVVKGSSVGDETTLEDIHHEVKRQLGGQKYLLVLDDVWTESYEEWQKFEGYLKVGGRGSWIIVTTRSNITAQMIGRDGVHVLQGLSEPKCWDLFERMAFQAEARDDQLVKLGKTIVKKCTNVPLAIRVVGSLLRGQSKSKWLSFHDKGLNSLGESNETMTSILKLSYDQLDPSLKACFAYCAIFPKDWEISKQILIDFGWHMVTLTREFGRGLLSYIA from the coding sequence ATGGACGCTGATGCCAAGCAGGACTCGCTTAACTTCCAGGAGCAGAAGTATGTCCAAGACCTTAGAGATGCTGTTTACGACGCCGATGATGTGTTAGATGAGTTCCTAACCCTAGTTAAGcaaaagcaactcaaaaacaacaAGGTGACTTCCTTCTTTTCTCGTTTTAAGATTCTTACACACAATCTCTCTAGTAAAGTTAAAACAGTTAATgataagttggataaaattgcCTCTAAAATTGAGAAGTTTAGTTTTAAGATTGAGTGTAAGCCTGTGAAATTTACAAAGGAGGAGACATCTTCTTTTATATGTGATGATGAAATCATTGGGAGGGAAGAAGATGTGGAGAAGATTGTAGGTGTGTTGTTGGGTTCTCATAATGTAGATCACCCAAATGTTTCTTTGCTTTCCATTATGGGTATGGGAGGtttgggaaaaaccgctcttgccAAACTTGTGTATAACCATCCTAGGATCACTGAGGCATTCCCACTAAAGAGGTGGACATGCATTGCTGATCAGGATCAAAAACAATTGGACTTAAAAGGGCATTTAGGAAAGGTTGTTAAAGGATCATCTGTTGGTGATGAAACGACTTTGGAGGACATACATCATGAAGTTAAGAGGCAATTGGGAGGGCAAAAGTATTTACTCGTGTTAGATGACGTGTGGACTGAAAGTTATGAGGAATGGCAGAAGTTCGAAGGGTATTTGAAGGTAGGAGGAAGGGGGAGTTGGATAATTGTAACTACGCGCTCGAATATAACTGCCCAAATGATCGGACGTGATGGAGTGCATGTGTTGCAAGGTTTGTCAGAACCGAAGTGCTGGGATTTGTTTGAAAGGATGGCGTTTCAAGCAGAAGCAAGAGATGATCAATTGGTTAAACTTGGCAAAACGATTGTTAAAAAGTGTACCAATGTCCCGCTTGCTATTAGAGTAGTAGGTAGTCTTTTGCGTGGTCAATCCAAGTCTAAATGGCTATCATTCCACGACAAAGGGTTAAACTCTCTTGGTGAAAGtaatgaaacaatgacctccaTATTGAAGCTAAGTTACGATCAACTTGACCCTTCATTGAAGGCTTGTTTTGCGTACTGTGCTATCTTTCCCAAGGATTGGGAGATTAGTAAGCAAATATTGATTGACTTTGGATGGCACATGGTTACATTAACTCGAGAATTTGGGCGAGGACTACTTTCTTATATTGCTTGA
- the LOC141611171 gene encoding putative disease resistance protein RGA3 isoform X1, producing the protein MEGSSIFNCDSELGDLKDTVEHVRAVLMDADAKQDSLNFQEQKYVQDLRDAVYDADDVLDEFLTLVKQKQLKNNKVTSFFSRFKILTHNLSSKVKTVNDKLDKIASKIEKFSFKIECKPVKFTKEETSSFICDDEIIGREEDVEKIVGVLLGSHNVDHPNVSLLSIMGMGGLGKTALAKLVYNHPRITEAFPLKRWTCIADQDQKQLDLKGHLGKVVKGSSVGDETTLEDIHHEVKRQLGGQKYLLVLDDVWTESYEEWQKFEGYLKVGGRGSWIIVTTRSNITAQMIGRDGVHVLQGLSEPKCWDLFERMAFQAEARDDQLVKLGKTIVKKCTNVPLAIRVVGSLLRGQSKSKWLSFHDKGLNSLGESNETMTSILKLSYDQLDPSLKACFAYCAIFPKDWEISKQILIDFGWHMVTLTREFGRGLLSYIA; encoded by the coding sequence GGCTCCTCCATTTTTAACTGCGATTCCGAGCTTGGTGATCTTAAAGACACAGTCGAACATGTCAGAGCTGTTCTTATGGACGCTGATGCCAAGCAGGACTCGCTTAACTTCCAGGAGCAGAAGTATGTCCAAGACCTTAGAGATGCTGTTTACGACGCCGATGATGTGTTAGATGAGTTCCTAACCCTAGTTAAGcaaaagcaactcaaaaacaacaAGGTGACTTCCTTCTTTTCTCGTTTTAAGATTCTTACACACAATCTCTCTAGTAAAGTTAAAACAGTTAATgataagttggataaaattgcCTCTAAAATTGAGAAGTTTAGTTTTAAGATTGAGTGTAAGCCTGTGAAATTTACAAAGGAGGAGACATCTTCTTTTATATGTGATGATGAAATCATTGGGAGGGAAGAAGATGTGGAGAAGATTGTAGGTGTGTTGTTGGGTTCTCATAATGTAGATCACCCAAATGTTTCTTTGCTTTCCATTATGGGTATGGGAGGtttgggaaaaaccgctcttgccAAACTTGTGTATAACCATCCTAGGATCACTGAGGCATTCCCACTAAAGAGGTGGACATGCATTGCTGATCAGGATCAAAAACAATTGGACTTAAAAGGGCATTTAGGAAAGGTTGTTAAAGGATCATCTGTTGGTGATGAAACGACTTTGGAGGACATACATCATGAAGTTAAGAGGCAATTGGGAGGGCAAAAGTATTTACTCGTGTTAGATGACGTGTGGACTGAAAGTTATGAGGAATGGCAGAAGTTCGAAGGGTATTTGAAGGTAGGAGGAAGGGGGAGTTGGATAATTGTAACTACGCGCTCGAATATAACTGCCCAAATGATCGGACGTGATGGAGTGCATGTGTTGCAAGGTTTGTCAGAACCGAAGTGCTGGGATTTGTTTGAAAGGATGGCGTTTCAAGCAGAAGCAAGAGATGATCAATTGGTTAAACTTGGCAAAACGATTGTTAAAAAGTGTACCAATGTCCCGCTTGCTATTAGAGTAGTAGGTAGTCTTTTGCGTGGTCAATCCAAGTCTAAATGGCTATCATTCCACGACAAAGGGTTAAACTCTCTTGGTGAAAGtaatgaaacaatgacctccaTATTGAAGCTAAGTTACGATCAACTTGACCCTTCATTGAAGGCTTGTTTTGCGTACTGTGCTATCTTTCCCAAGGATTGGGAGATTAGTAAGCAAATATTGATTGACTTTGGATGGCACATGGTTACATTAACTCGAGAATTTGGGCGAGGACTACTTTCTTATATTGCTTGA
- the LOC141612980 gene encoding uncharacterized protein LOC141612980, producing the protein MEARSPIKHSLEEMQPHHDLKKLEVRGYQGETIPRWPGRGDNSALFDLPNLVTLEIEDCSNLLYLPVQIGILPHLKTLTISNLLNVKYVADADYEKLVSGEGSSFFASLEKLYISGLPELKGWCRRSESSSHVVNPNEGGSIQEAQLAWVSSPCFPLLKNLTLTQCEKMMFIPLCPRLQHLRIDDSKRRLVLENYHLPSSSASYSILKRLLISNLGWLKSMPMEYSQFLTEIVIFREKRSESLGEVKELFPASLLSSLRGLHIVDCPKLKSVGGWLDHLSTLETLYVQECPKAVLGGMSIPWHSLAGSLQSLFLIEFQEMEELPEGIQYCTSLRSLYIVSWPKLKILPKWMPKLTSLQNFELLKCSESLKERCQQPNGEDWPLIRHISVLEVMSSTMVENRFMRRFRYY; encoded by the coding sequence ATGGAAGCAAGGAGTCCGATCAAGCATTCTTTGGAAGAGATGCAGCCGCATCATGATCTCAAGAAATTGGAGGTGAGAGGGTATCAGGGTGAGACAATACCGAGATGGCCAGGGAGAGGAGATAACTCGGCGTTGTTTGATCTCCCTAATCTTGTCACTTTGGAGATCGAAGATTGCAGTAATCTGCTTTATCTGCCTGTGCAAATTGGGATTCTTCCCCACCTCAAAACGCTAACTATTTCAAATTTGTTGAATGTGAAGTACGTGGCGGATGCGGACTATGAAAAACTTGTCTCGGGTGAAGGATCGTCTTTTTTTGCCAGCCTTGAAAAGCTCTATATTTCTGGGTTGCCTGAGTTAAAAGGGTGGTGCCGGAGATCAGAATCGAGCTCGCATGTGGTCAACCCTAATGAAGGTGGGAGTATCCAAGAAGCACAACTAGCATGGGTATCATCTCCATGTTTTCCTCTACTTAAGAATCTCACCCTAACTCAATGCGAAAAAATGATGTTTATTCCTTTATGCCCGCGACTCCAACATCTCAGAATAGATGATTCCAAGAGACGTCTGGTGTTGGAAAATTACCATCTGCCGTCATCGTCAGCCTCATATTCCATATTGAAAAGGCTGCTAATCAGCAACTTGGGGTGGCTGAAATCAATGCCAATGGAGTACTCTCAGTTCCTTACAGAGATAGTTATATTCCGTGAGAAGAGATCGGAGAGCTTGGGAGAAGTAAAAGAGTTATTTCCAGCTAGTTTATTGTCTTCCCTGCGAGGCCTACACATCGTAGATTGCCCAAAACTTAAGAGCGTGGGAGGATGGTTGGATCATCTTTCTACCTTGGAGACTTTGTATGTACAAGAGTGTCCAAAAGCGGTGTTGGGTGGGATGAGCATCCCATGGCATAGCCTTGCTGGCAGCCTTCAATCCTTGTTTTTGATTGAATTTCAAGAGATGGAGGAATTGCCAGAGGGGATACAGTACTGCACTTCCCTCCGATCTCTTTACATTGTGAGTTGGCCCAAACTGAAAATCCTGCCAAAATGGATGCCCAAACTCACGTCTCTCCAGAATTTCGAGCTGTTGAAGTGTTCCGAGAGTCTAAAGGAAAGATGCCAACAACCGAATGGGGAGGACTGGCCCCTCATCCGACACATCTCAGTACTTGAAGTTATGTCGTCTACCATGGTAGAGAATAGGTTTATGAGACGGTTTAGATATTATTGA
- the LOC141611167 gene encoding disease resistance protein RGA2-like: MMSNSYSNNGDGILLRQIDKDESRSKFRPSQELTEIIITELQSVCSISKCKSELDDLLDTVETVGAVLEDADAKQDSLNCEQMNYIKKLKDAVYDADDVLDEFLTLAKQNRLRSNKVTSFFSQFKFLTHNLSSKVKTVNDKLTTITAKRDKYSLKDDYKPKKYTKEETSSLLYDKIIGREEEVEKIIGMLLGSDNEHDPHVSFLAIWGIGGLGKTALAKLVYNDPRIREAFPLKRWTCIADQDQKQLDVTAFCRKVVKGSSISDKTSSEDVQCKVVQELEGKKYFLVLDDMWAECYDEWQVLKGILEVGGRGSRIMVTTRSEKTAKMIGGEQVLKLGGLLEPESWHLFERLAFEKKERDDELVKLGKEIVKKCSNVPLAIRVVGSNLHGQPKSTWFDYYDKGLDSVSGSSDKIRPILMLSYHQLNSYLKSCFKYCAIFPKDWEISTQMLIRLWMAQGYINSENLGEQYVLILLQRCFFQDIREDDLGGIVSFKLHDLWHDIAEKVADEEICRFNIDTSNVGKRVRHLSFMSDPCAQHNFNSTHIRSCLQIKGHYTECRVDQLLASKSIMKWTCLRSLDLSYTQAKTLPESICKLLHLRSLDLSWSRYLKVLPKSITKLVNLQTLNLHKCTSLKQVPDDVSKLVDLSTLNVDGCYELSCMPAGISMLTCLQTLCQFVVGVRPSSTSKQCFNGLKDLQHMNKLKGRLNIEIAVLKDAKFVKEEHGGGGYLRNKEHVETIVINFRRGEEYGSKESEQALLEEMQPHHNVKTLNLEGYHGETIPRWPRGGDNSALLDLPNLVTLKIEDCSDLVYLPWQIGKLPRLKTLEISRLSKMEYLADVDSETLVSGEGSSFFPSLDNLRLSWLPELKGWWRRSESGSQVVNPNDSSSSREANLEWVSFPCFPLLKNLRIQYCQQMMFFPVCSLLEHLEIQDFSRELFWKDMRSTPRHQTLEINNLEWLKSMPIEYSQFLVKIDILSHDRLESLGEVKEFPTCLSSSLQSLYIVSCWELKSVGGWLEHLSALEFLKINNCPKLELGGMSWHNLAATLQYLILMGIKETEELPEGVQYCTSLRLLYIKGMPKLKSVPKWMPKLISLEELTFWDCSERLIERCQQPNGDDWPLIRHIPILAVD; this comes from the exons ATGATGAGTAACTCGTACAGTAACAATGGAGACGGAATTTTACTCAGACAAATTGATAAAGACGAAAGTCGCTCCAAATTCAGACCAAGTCAAGAGCTAACTGAGATTATAATTACTGAG TTGCAGTCAGTGTGCTCCATTTCTAAATGCAAATCCGAGCTTGATGACCTCCTAGACACTGTCGAAACTGTCGGAGCTGTTCTTGAGGATGCTGATGCCAAGCAGGACTCTCTTAATTGTGAGCAGATGAATTACATCAAAAAGCTTAAAGATGCTGTTTACGATGCCGATGATGTGTTAGATGAGTTCCTCACCCTTGCCAAGCAAAATCGACTCAGAAGCAACAAGGTGACTTCCTTTTTCTCTCAGTTTAAGTTTCTTACTCACAACCTCTCTAGTAAAGTTAAAACGGTTAACGACAAGTTGACCACCATTACGGCTAAGAGGGATAAGTATAGTCTTAAGGATGACTATAAGCCTAAGAAATATACAAAGGAAGAGACATCTTCTTTATTGTATGATAAAATCATTGGCAGGGAGGAAGAAGTGGAGAAGATTATAGGTATGTTATTAGGTTCTGACAATGAACATGACCCACATGTTTCTTTCCTTGCGATTTGGGGGATTGGAGGTTTGGGGAAAACCGCTCTTGCCAAACTTGTTTATAACGATCCTAGGATTAGGGAGGCATTTCCACTGAAGAGGTGGACATGCATTGCTGATCAAGATCAGAAACAGCTGGACGTGACAGCGTTTTGTAGGAAGGTGGTTAAAGGATCATCCATTAGTGATAAAACATCTTCGGAGGATGTACAATGTAAAGTTGTACAGGAACTGGAAGGGAAAAAATATTTCCTCGTGTTAGATGATATGTGGGCTGAATGTTATGATGAATGGCAGGTGCTCAAAGGGATTTTGGAGGTAGGGGGGAGGGGGAGTCGGATAATGGTAACTACCCGCTCAGAAAAGACTGCCAAAATGATCGGAGGTGAACAAGTGCTAAAGTTGGGAGGTTTGTTAGAACCGGAGTCATGGCATTTGTTTGAAAGGTTGGCGTttgaaaaaaaggaaagagatGACGAATTAGTTAAACTTGGCAAAGAAATTGTTAAAAAGTGCAGCAATGTTCCGCTTGCTATTAGAGTAGTAGGAAGTAATCTGCATGGTCAACCCAAGTCTACGTGGTTCGATTATTACGACAAAGGGTTAGACTCTGTTAGTGGAAGTAGTGATAAGATAAGACCCATTTTAATGCTAAGTTACCATCAACTTAATTCTTACTTGAAATCTTGTTTTAAGTACTGTGCTATCTTTCCCAAGGATTGGGAGATTAGTACGCAAATGTTGATTCGGCTTTGGATGGCACAGGGCTACATTAACTCAGAGAATTTAGGTGAGCAATACGTTCTTATATTGCTTCAAAGGTGTTTTTTCCAAGATATACGCGAGGATGACTTAGGGGGGATTGTGTCGTTTAAGCTACATGATCTTTGGCATGATATTGCTGAGAAAGTAGCGGACGAAGAGATTTGTAGGTTCAATATTGACACTTCTAATGTGGGTAAAAGGGTTCGCCATTTGTCTTTTATGAGTGACCCTTGTGCACAACATAACTTCAATAGTACTCACATTCGTTCGTGCCTTCAAATCAAGGGTCATTACACAGAGTGTAGAGTGGACCAATTATTAGCAAGTAAATCAATAATGAAATGGACATGTTTAAGGTCATTAGATTTGAGTTATACACAGGCAAAAACTTTACCCGAATCAATTTGTAAACTGTTACATCTGAGGAGTTTAGATCTCTCATGGAGTCGCTATCTAAAAGTTCTTCCCAAATCAATAACAAAGCTAGTTAATTTACAGACTTTAAATTTACATAAATGCACTAGTTTAAAACAAGTACCTGATGATGTGAGCAAGTTAGTTGATCTAAGCACCTTAAATGTTGATGGATGTTATGAGCTGAGTTGTATGCCGGCAGGCATAAGTATGTTGACCTGTCTGCAAACTCTATGCCAATTTGTGGTGGGTGTGCGACCAAGTTCAACCTCAAAGCAATGTTTTAATGGGTTGAAAGACCTACAACACATGAATAAATTAAAAGGGAGATTGAATATTGAAATAGCAGTACTTAAAGATGCAAAGTTTGTGAAGGAAGAACATGGCGGGGGAGGCTACTTGAGGAATAAGGAACACGTAGAGACAATTGTTATTAACTTTAGACGGGGAGAGGAGTATGGAAGCAAGGAGTCTGAGCAAGCATTGCTGGAAGAGATGCAGCCTCATCATAATGTCAAAACATTAAATTTGGAGGGGTATCATGGTGAGACAATACCAAGATGGCCACGAGGAGGAGATAACTCGGCATTGTTAGATCTCCCCAATCTCGTCACTTTGAAGATCGAAGATTGCAGTGACCTTGTCTACCTGCCTTGGCAGATAGGGAAGCTGCCCCGACTTAAAACGCTTGAAATTTCAAGATTATCGAAAATGGAGTATTTGGCGGATGTGGACTCGGAAACACTTGTCTCGGGTGAAGGATCATCCTTCTTCCCCAGCCTCGATAACCTCCGTTTATCTTGGTTGCCTGAGTTAAAAGGATGGTGGCGGAGATCAGAATCAGGGTCGCAAGTGGTCAACCCTAATGATAGTAGTAGCAGCCGAGAAGCAAATCTAGAGTGGGTATCATTTCCCTGTTTTCCTCTACTAAAGAATCTTAGAATACAATATTGCCAGCAGATGATGTTTTTTCCTGTATGTTCACTACTCGAACATCTTGAAATACAAGATTTCAGTAGAGAACTGTTTTGGAAAGATATGAGGAGCACACCTCGCCATCAGACACTGGAAATCAACAACTTGGAGTGGCTGAAATCAATGCCAATCGAGTACTCTCAGTTTCTTGTAAAGATAGATATATTGTCACACGACAGGTTGGAGAGCCTGGGAGAAGTGAAGGAGTTTCCGACCTGTTTATCATCTTCCCTGCAATCCCTATACATCGTAAGTTGCTGGGAACTTAAGAGCGTTGGAGGATGGTTGGAGCATCTTTCTGCCTTGgagtttttgaaaataaacaactgTCCAAAATTGGAGTTGGGTGGGATGTCATGGCATAACCTTGCTGCTACCCTTCAATACTTGATTTTGATGGGAATTAAAGAGACGGAGGAATTGCCAGAGGGGGTGCAGTACTGTACTTCCCTCCGACTTCTTTACATTAAGGGGATGCCCAAACTTAAATCTGTGCCGAAATGGATGCCTAAACTCATCTCTCTCGAGGAACTCACGTTTTGGGATTGTTCCGAGAGGCTCATTGAAAGATGCCAACAACCCAATGGGGATGACTGGCCCCTCATCCGACACATCCCAATACTTGCAGTGGACTAG